A window of Rufibacter sp. LB8 contains these coding sequences:
- a CDS encoding metal-dependent phosphohydrolase, whose amino-acid sequence MTRDEAVQILHHYTKGDSLLRHARTVELVMRAYAQKLNQDLELWGNTGLLHDADYEAHPDRHPHLIVDLLRDKGEEEMAHAISAHYSHWGVSHDSMLDKALLGCDEITGFVVACAQVRPQRLEGLEAKSVLKKLKQASFAASVDRNEVKLGVELLAVDLAEHIDFIIQALQPHAEELQLQSVEAKTE is encoded by the coding sequence ATGACCAGAGACGAAGCCGTTCAAATCCTGCACCACTACACCAAAGGCGACAGCCTCCTTCGCCACGCCCGCACCGTGGAACTGGTCATGCGCGCCTACGCCCAAAAGCTCAACCAAGACCTGGAACTCTGGGGCAACACCGGCCTGCTCCATGACGCTGACTACGAAGCCCACCCAGACCGCCACCCGCACTTGATTGTAGACCTGCTCCGCGACAAAGGCGAAGAAGAAATGGCCCACGCCATCTCTGCGCACTACAGCCACTGGGGCGTTTCACATGATTCTATGTTAGACAAAGCCTTGCTGGGCTGTGACGAAATCACTGGTTTCGTAGTCGCCTGCGCCCAGGTGCGGCCGCAACGCCTGGAAGGCCTGGAAGCGAAATCGGTGCTCAAGAAACTGAAACAGGCCAGCTTTGCCGCATCTGTGGACCGCAACGAAGTAAAACTAGGCGTGGAACTGCTGGCTGTAGACCTTGCGGAACATATTGACTTTATCATTCAAGCCCTTCAACCGCATGCCGAAGAATTGCAGCTGCAGTCTGTGGAGGCAAAAACAGAATAG
- a CDS encoding 4Fe-4S dicluster domain-containing protein, producing the protein MKDHSFALGHSENAALSMAERFSLFLVVAGVVLGLMPLGAPWLGSWPLVAGISMVTAGGLWYFYLRFWQKPHLANVGVWSQGQTSKGWSAWVVALLLTGFYVLLYWFPWVLDGLIRTTDGLSFWLRNKPADNWFLYGTFYTFAVLLMGVRALLKYRHSRYQLIRTCSVMFFQLVFAYLLPHLMVMFQQPEFYFSYFWPLKYEYLWPDSVASLAQQPGGVGVFLIFWSVTLSFLATPVLTYFYGKRWYCSWVCGCGGLAETAGDPYRHLADRSRKAWRWEVRLVYSILAAIILITILLWANSFLKGAILGHLSGSFAQWYGFFIGSIFAGVIGVGFYPLLGSRVWCRFGCPMAAYLGLLQKHFSRFRITTNGGQCISCGNCSTFCEMGIDVRHYAQKGEPIIRAACVGCGMCATVCPRGVLKLENGPTQGRYDASQLIHPDNLRILS; encoded by the coding sequence TTGAAAGACCATTCCTTTGCCCTAGGCCACTCAGAAAACGCCGCCCTTTCTATGGCCGAGCGTTTCTCCCTGTTTCTTGTGGTGGCGGGCGTGGTATTGGGACTGATGCCTTTGGGGGCGCCGTGGCTGGGAAGTTGGCCGCTGGTGGCCGGAATTTCAATGGTGACGGCGGGCGGGCTCTGGTATTTTTACCTACGGTTCTGGCAGAAGCCGCACCTGGCCAACGTGGGCGTCTGGTCACAAGGCCAAACCTCAAAAGGCTGGAGCGCCTGGGTGGTGGCGCTGCTGTTGACCGGGTTTTACGTGTTGCTGTACTGGTTCCCCTGGGTGCTAGATGGCCTGATTAGAACCACCGACGGCCTCAGCTTCTGGCTCCGAAATAAACCTGCTGACAATTGGTTTCTATACGGCACATTCTACACGTTTGCGGTGCTCTTGATGGGCGTGCGGGCGCTTTTAAAATATCGGCACAGCCGTTACCAACTCATTAGAACGTGCTCAGTGATGTTTTTCCAGTTGGTGTTCGCCTACCTGCTGCCGCATCTTATGGTGATGTTCCAGCAACCCGAGTTCTACTTCAGTTATTTCTGGCCCCTCAAATACGAATATCTTTGGCCCGATTCTGTGGCTAGTTTGGCGCAGCAGCCGGGCGGCGTGGGCGTATTCTTGATTTTCTGGAGCGTGACCTTGTCGTTTCTGGCTACGCCGGTCTTGACTTATTTCTACGGAAAGCGCTGGTACTGCAGCTGGGTCTGCGGCTGCGGCGGCCTGGCTGAAACCGCCGGTGATCCCTACCGTCACCTCGCAGACCGTTCCCGGAAAGCCTGGCGCTGGGAAGTGCGCTTGGTGTATTCCATTCTGGCGGCCATTATTTTAATCACCATTCTGCTCTGGGCCAACAGTTTTCTCAAAGGTGCCATTCTGGGTCATTTATCGGGGTCTTTTGCGCAGTGGTACGGGTTTTTCATTGGGTCTATTTTTGCCGGCGTCATTGGCGTGGGCTTTTATCCCTTGCTGGGTTCCAGAGTTTGGTGTCGGTTTGGGTGCCCCATGGCGGCGTATTTGGGGTTGCTGCAGAAGCACTTCTCACGGTTCAGAATTACCACTAACGGCGGCCAGTGCATTTCCTGCGGAAACTGCTCCACCTTCTGCGAGATGGGGATTGACGTGCGCCACTACGCCCAGAAAGGCGAACCCATCATAAGGGCGGCCTGCGTGGGCTGCGGCATGTGCGCCACCGTCTGCCCGCGGGGCGTCTTGAAACTGGAGAACGGCCCCACCCAAGGAAGATACGACGCTAGCCAACTAATTCACCCAGACAACCTGCGTATTCTGTCTTAA
- a CDS encoding NAD(P)/FAD-dependent oxidoreductase produces the protein MGHTVIIGNGITGITAAITLRKLRPQERITIISGETPYPIARTAFMYVYMGQLRSQHLQTHEPWFWKENQLDLLFARVQKLHPAEKTMALENGETLAYDQLLLATGSVYRTLPCPGIDASGVHGLYSFQDLTQIEEATKGIKSAVLVGGGLIGVELAEMLRCRGISVTMFIREKHYWGSNLPPEEANLITAHLQHQGVQLLFQTQIAEVLSDAAGKVKAVKTTAGQEIPCEFVGLAIGAQPSIELAKEAGLETQMGILVNEFLETSQPGIYAAGDCAQFKNPKTGHPAVEQLWYTGRMQGETVAHTLSGHKTAYERGVWFNSAKFFEVEYQSYGQVPAVIPPDTESLLWQEPKSNRSIRIYFEKETEAVTGFNLLNVRFRQEVCERWIKEKSTLETVLAQLKQAAFDAEFHRLPLSALFTVYNQYRRQPAQ, from the coding sequence ATGGGGCACACGGTAATCATTGGCAACGGCATAACCGGCATCACGGCCGCCATCACGCTTAGAAAGCTGCGCCCCCAGGAACGCATCACCATCATCTCCGGAGAAACACCTTACCCCATTGCCCGCACCGCGTTCATGTATGTGTACATGGGCCAATTGCGGTCGCAGCACTTGCAGACGCATGAACCGTGGTTCTGGAAAGAAAACCAGTTGGACCTATTATTTGCGAGGGTACAAAAACTGCATCCAGCGGAGAAAACCATGGCCTTGGAGAACGGCGAAACGCTGGCCTATGACCAATTGCTGCTGGCCACCGGTTCTGTGTACAGAACGCTGCCTTGCCCCGGAATTGATGCTTCTGGCGTGCACGGCTTATACAGTTTTCAGGATTTAACACAGATTGAAGAAGCCACCAAAGGCATAAAATCAGCCGTGCTGGTGGGCGGCGGCCTTATTGGCGTGGAACTGGCGGAAATGCTCCGGTGCAGAGGCATTTCGGTGACCATGTTCATCCGGGAAAAACATTACTGGGGCAGCAACTTGCCGCCGGAGGAAGCCAACCTGATCACGGCCCATCTCCAACACCAAGGTGTACAACTGCTTTTCCAAACCCAGATTGCCGAGGTGCTTTCTGATGCAGCCGGAAAAGTCAAAGCCGTTAAAACCACCGCCGGGCAAGAGATTCCTTGTGAATTTGTGGGTTTGGCCATTGGCGCGCAGCCTTCCATAGAACTAGCCAAGGAGGCAGGGCTTGAAACCCAGATGGGCATTCTGGTGAACGAATTTCTGGAGACCAGCCAGCCTGGCATCTACGCCGCTGGTGATTGTGCTCAATTCAAGAACCCGAAGACCGGCCACCCAGCCGTGGAGCAACTCTGGTACACAGGCAGAATGCAAGGCGAAACCGTGGCACACACCCTCAGCGGGCATAAAACCGCTTATGAACGCGGCGTGTGGTTTAATTCTGCTAAATTTTTTGAGGTGGAATACCAGAGTTACGGCCAGGTTCCCGCTGTTATTCCGCCAGACACCGAATCTTTGCTATGGCAAGAGCCTAAAAGCAACAGAAGCATCAGAATTTATTTCGAGAAGGAGACCGAAGCGGTAACCGGATTCAACCTGCTGAATGTGCGGTTCCGGCAGGAAGTCTGTGAACGCTGGATCAAGGAAAAATCTACGTTGGAAACGGTTCTTGCCCAACTGAAACAAGCCGCCTTTGACGCCGAATTCCACCGCTTGCCTCTCTCTGCCCTTTTTACCGTATACAACCAATACCGTCGCCAACCAGCGCAGTAA
- a CDS encoding type IX secretion system membrane protein PorP/SprF produces the protein MKKLALFAALLLGMFQATAQQKPQYSQYLFNNYLLNPALSGIESYTDVRMGTRRQWVGIDGAPVTYYLSAHTSLGTSDRNAPTGQQTGKGFIPKMPVANSRKNKYHKSRPHHGFGAMAQVDRTGPLSNSSLTATYAYHHPLTRRINMSVGIASGLVQSKLDGNAIRMGRENDPAMQHGQLTKTKFDLGLGTWIYSDNFYVGFSAAQLLTDKIKKDEGLDAAQHELQPHFFGTAGYRLRIRYDLSLEPSVMVKLANPSPAAVDFNLKTTYANRIWAGVSYRHQDAVAVMTGMNVNHILDIGYSYDLTTSELSNASAGSHELIVGIKLHNKGRLLCPQWLW, from the coding sequence ATGAAAAAGCTTGCATTATTCGCCGCCTTGCTGTTGGGCATGTTCCAGGCCACGGCTCAGCAGAAACCGCAGTACAGCCAGTATCTGTTCAACAATTACCTGCTCAACCCGGCCTTGTCTGGCATTGAGAGCTACACAGATGTGCGCATGGGCACCCGCCGCCAGTGGGTAGGCATTGACGGAGCCCCGGTCACATATTACCTGAGTGCGCACACGTCGCTGGGTACCAGTGACCGGAACGCGCCTACCGGGCAGCAGACAGGCAAAGGCTTCATTCCGAAGATGCCGGTGGCTAACTCCCGCAAAAACAAATACCACAAGTCGCGGCCACACCACGGGTTTGGGGCCATGGCACAGGTAGACAGAACCGGGCCGTTGAGCAACAGCAGCCTGACTGCTACCTACGCCTACCACCACCCTTTGACCAGACGCATTAACATGTCAGTGGGTATAGCCAGTGGTTTGGTGCAGTCCAAGTTGGACGGCAACGCCATCCGGATGGGCCGTGAAAACGACCCCGCCATGCAGCACGGCCAACTGACCAAAACCAAGTTTGACCTGGGCCTGGGGACCTGGATCTATTCAGACAATTTCTATGTGGGTTTTTCTGCGGCCCAATTGCTCACCGACAAAATCAAAAAAGACGAAGGCCTGGATGCTGCCCAGCATGAGTTGCAGCCCCACTTCTTCGGGACGGCCGGGTACCGCCTGCGTATAAGATATGACCTGAGCCTGGAGCCGTCGGTGATGGTGAAGTTGGCCAACCCAAGCCCCGCGGCCGTGGATTTCAACCTGAAAACCACCTATGCCAACCGCATCTGGGCTGGGGTTTCTTACCGGCACCAGGACGCCGTAGCCGTGATGACCGGTATGAACGTGAACCACATCCTGGACATCGGCTATTCTTATGACCTGACCACCTCAGAATTGAGCAACGCCAGCGCCGGAAGCCATGAACTTATTGTAGGCATCAAGCTTCATAACAAAGGCCGGCTTCTCTGCCCGCAGTGGCTCTGGTAG
- a CDS encoding gliding motility-associated C-terminal domain-containing protein, translating to MSHLKRTYLILLLLFICSSASFAQNCVDAPDARLEDADGANFINCSSSVGNKDYVLTVNNISSTQATNQSYVIDWGDNSSNTYPASFTTASHTYKTQGKFTLKLTVKSASGCLETTSYTVFSGSNPGIGLASPGNTSDCAPAVFTFKITNTENNSPTTTYKIWFDDGTPPRYFTQATLRDTISHVFAISSKGTTNGFSMYAEASNECLTTPARISGIIVSTKPVAGFSFGPGSPLCVNQKVDFKDTSTGGFNGNNPNNSGSYRRNWSITPSTGWSYSTGNATSEQPSIIFHQAGVYVMKLAVTPLGSNPSCQGDEITKTILVQEPTQAAFNLLPDKTDGCAPNLVRTENLTPGTFVNYNWTISPAEGVTFASGTATSANPEFLFSASGKYTVTLTATNACGVTTANREIVIRDKPVVSLPAAASYCGPQTISFSAANAAHAPVFDAQGGTIIRYLWTLPAGADARFENPAMADQANPTILFTQPGVYEVKAQVWNECGASSTATQTITINALPLAPTVASALICQGTTATLEAQGNGSTYRWFASPTATTALFTGQTFTTPALSATTTYYVEAVSANDCVSSARTAVTVTVQPLPAAPIAADVTACANTTVTLRATVTSGVATWFAEPTGGTALGTGETFITPGLTTTTTYYVAAITPEGCASPSRTAVKVTVQPAIAGNTIGQAHTLCMGGTATALTGTPLTGGTGSFSYLWESSLDGTTFANAAGSRTSANYSPGKITQTTWYRRRVTSGTCVSFSNVVKVSVVPPVANNTILTPDLVICSGTAPMRLQGEVPSGGNGGTPTYLWEMSTTSATSGFTTATGTSTGVSYQPATLTKTTWYRRKVTIDGCMDVSQAIAVSVNPLSLPPTAASATICSGTTATLTATAPGGPYEWYTAATGGTLLHTGDAFTTPALTTTTSYYVQSTATGGCTVARTQVKVTVQAPIATNTISQTQEICEGATPTALTGTKPVGGNGVPVYLWEISTDGQTYSTAPGISNGQHYAPAALTATTWFRRKVTMGACTAYSNEIKIGVTPSIAPITMPADLSVCAGSPVPALSFGDASGGTGTFTYKWEKSTTSATTGFTDATGSFRNATYAPGVISTTTWYRRITYSGSCQLTSGAMKVTVLPLPTVPTAAVANTTICQGTSTVVTATPANSDYQVQWFDAATGGTLLHEGNAYTTPALTTNTAYYAQTVALSGCPSATRVAVKVTVNPVITNNTVPTGHTICAGATSPQLVGSVPSGGTGTFVYAWEMSTTSASTGFGPITGIISTQVNFNPGTLTQTTWYRRKVTSGACSDYSEAVKVEVQPAIEQNTISAEQSICAGETPATLVGTLPVGGTGDFTYIWEMSTNSATSGFTVIPNADGKDFAPAALTKDTWFRRKVTSGACANVISNVVKVSVAQLPANPVVQAATVCHAERVTLVVKSPVTGVTYQWFEAATGGSALAAGTSFTTGNLTQSVIYYAQALAGSGCTSARIAVAVTVQEPLGNNSLSQNQQVCAGTAAVLLTGSTPTGGSSTYTYQWESSQDGVNFIIASGSSQGINYNPGTLYQTMWYRRVVKSGGCVPLVSAPVKVLVNPPMSNNFITADQVIYGNTRPAPFSGTTPSGGDGAYVYEWQSSTDGRTFTSIDTNGATRTYTSSPLTQTTWFRRMVLSGGCQNISNVVKVTVSELVSQNTITADQNICAGAAPETLLGSSPLGGDGTFNYGWEISTTSATAGFTTAPGTADDMHYTPGVLNQTTWFRRKVSSGSSTLVSNIVKVTVVKALAQNTVSGEQTVCVGSAPARLIGSLPTGGTGTFTYVWEMSTTNETAGFITATGTNTEQHYTPGALVRTTWFRRKVLSGGCNVSESNTIQVTATPLPVAPSAMNQVICAGNSATVVASGTTAGAVVEWYDQATGGRLLHSGTSYTTPALTASTMVYMQAVAQNCASERVAVQLTVPGATANAGADATIETGQSVELRASGGVTYQWSPTTGLSSDKIANPVATPTKTITYKVTVTTADGCTSTDEVVVNVLDPIKVHNGFTPNGDTFNDTWEIPELKDYPSCTVEVYNRWGNKVFESKGYTQPWDGRTNGQALPAATYYYIIKLDGKERILSGNVTIIK from the coding sequence ATGTCGCATTTGAAAAGAACTTACCTTATATTACTGTTACTGTTTATTTGTAGCAGCGCCTCTTTTGCCCAGAATTGTGTTGACGCGCCAGATGCCAGACTGGAAGACGCCGATGGAGCTAACTTCATCAATTGCTCTTCTTCAGTGGGCAACAAAGACTATGTTTTAACGGTCAATAATATTTCTTCCACGCAGGCCACCAACCAGTCTTATGTGATTGATTGGGGAGACAACTCTTCCAATACGTATCCGGCTTCTTTCACCACTGCCAGCCACACGTACAAGACGCAGGGGAAATTCACCCTCAAGCTGACGGTTAAAAGTGCATCTGGCTGTTTGGAGACCACATCTTACACCGTTTTCAGCGGTAGTAACCCAGGAATTGGCCTGGCCAGCCCAGGAAACACCTCTGACTGCGCCCCCGCCGTATTTACCTTCAAAATAACCAACACAGAAAACAATTCGCCCACTACTACTTACAAGATCTGGTTTGATGACGGAACGCCCCCGCGCTACTTTACCCAAGCCACCCTGCGCGACACCATCTCCCATGTTTTCGCTATTTCTTCCAAAGGAACCACCAACGGTTTCTCTATGTATGCAGAGGCGTCTAATGAGTGTTTAACCACGCCTGCCAGAATCAGCGGTATCATTGTCTCTACCAAACCAGTTGCGGGCTTTAGCTTTGGCCCTGGCTCCCCACTTTGCGTAAACCAGAAGGTAGATTTTAAGGACACTTCCACCGGCGGCTTTAACGGCAACAACCCTAACAACAGCGGCTCTTACAGACGTAACTGGTCTATCACGCCCAGCACCGGTTGGAGTTATTCCACCGGGAATGCCACCTCTGAGCAGCCGTCCATCATTTTCCACCAGGCCGGCGTGTACGTCATGAAACTGGCGGTGACTCCTTTGGGAAGCAACCCATCCTGCCAAGGAGATGAAATCACCAAAACCATATTGGTGCAGGAACCCACCCAAGCCGCTTTCAACCTATTGCCAGATAAAACCGATGGCTGTGCCCCCAACCTGGTACGGACCGAGAACCTGACCCCGGGCACCTTTGTAAATTACAACTGGACCATTTCACCCGCCGAAGGCGTGACCTTTGCCTCTGGCACCGCCACCTCGGCCAATCCAGAGTTCCTGTTCTCTGCTTCTGGTAAATACACGGTTACCCTGACCGCCACCAACGCCTGCGGAGTCACCACTGCCAACCGTGAGATTGTGATCCGGGACAAACCGGTAGTTTCGCTACCCGCTGCTGCTTCTTACTGTGGCCCTCAGACCATTTCCTTCTCAGCGGCCAACGCAGCCCATGCCCCGGTCTTTGATGCGCAGGGCGGCACCATTATCCGTTACCTGTGGACCTTACCCGCAGGGGCAGACGCCCGGTTTGAGAACCCAGCCATGGCCGACCAAGCCAACCCCACCATTCTGTTCACCCAGCCTGGGGTGTACGAAGTAAAAGCCCAGGTTTGGAATGAATGCGGCGCTTCCAGCACGGCTACCCAAACCATCACCATCAATGCCTTACCATTGGCCCCTACGGTGGCCAGCGCGCTTATCTGCCAAGGTACCACGGCTACCTTAGAAGCCCAAGGCAATGGCTCTACCTACCGGTGGTTTGCCAGCCCTACTGCCACTACTGCTTTGTTTACTGGCCAAACGTTTACCACTCCAGCGCTTTCAGCTACCACTACGTATTATGTAGAAGCGGTTTCAGCCAATGACTGCGTAAGCTCGGCCCGTACCGCAGTGACGGTAACTGTTCAACCGCTTCCGGCTGCCCCAATTGCTGCAGATGTAACAGCCTGCGCGAATACCACCGTGACTTTAAGGGCCACTGTCACCAGCGGTGTGGCAACCTGGTTTGCTGAGCCTACCGGCGGGACCGCCTTGGGCACCGGTGAAACGTTTATAACGCCTGGCTTAACCACCACTACTACGTATTATGTAGCGGCTATCACTCCGGAAGGTTGTGCTTCTCCTTCCCGCACGGCAGTAAAAGTAACGGTACAACCCGCCATTGCCGGCAACACTATTGGTCAAGCCCACACCTTGTGTATGGGAGGCACCGCTACTGCCCTTACCGGCACGCCTTTGACCGGGGGCACCGGCAGCTTCTCTTATCTTTGGGAAAGTAGCTTGGACGGAACCACATTTGCCAACGCAGCCGGCTCACGCACCTCCGCCAATTACAGCCCGGGTAAAATCACCCAAACAACCTGGTACCGCCGCCGCGTGACTTCCGGCACATGCGTGAGTTTCTCCAATGTGGTGAAAGTATCTGTAGTTCCGCCGGTTGCCAACAACACCATCCTTACCCCAGACCTTGTCATCTGCTCCGGAACCGCACCAATGCGCCTGCAAGGTGAAGTACCTTCCGGCGGAAACGGTGGCACTCCTACCTACCTGTGGGAAATGAGCACTACCAGCGCTACTTCGGGCTTTACAACGGCCACTGGCACCAGCACCGGTGTTTCTTATCAGCCTGCTACTTTAACCAAAACCACCTGGTACCGCAGAAAAGTAACCATTGATGGCTGTATGGATGTTTCACAGGCAATAGCAGTCTCCGTGAACCCACTGTCTTTGCCACCCACGGCTGCCAGTGCGACCATTTGCAGCGGCACTACCGCTACGTTAACCGCCACCGCGCCAGGTGGTCCTTATGAATGGTACACCGCGGCCACCGGCGGCACGCTGTTGCACACCGGCGACGCCTTTACAACTCCGGCGCTCACCACCACTACTTCTTATTATGTACAGAGCACGGCTACGGGCGGCTGTACTGTAGCCCGGACGCAAGTAAAAGTCACGGTGCAGGCTCCTATTGCCACCAACACTATTTCACAAACCCAGGAAATCTGCGAAGGCGCCACGCCAACCGCCCTTACCGGTACCAAACCAGTAGGCGGAAACGGCGTGCCGGTCTACCTCTGGGAAATAAGCACCGATGGCCAAACGTATTCTACCGCTCCGGGCATAAGCAATGGTCAGCACTATGCGCCAGCTGCCCTTACGGCTACCACGTGGTTCCGTCGTAAAGTGACAATGGGCGCGTGTACAGCTTATTCCAACGAAATCAAGATTGGAGTGACGCCTAGCATTGCGCCTATTACAATGCCTGCTGACCTTTCTGTATGTGCGGGATCGCCGGTTCCGGCCCTGTCTTTTGGCGATGCTTCCGGCGGCACCGGTACCTTCACTTATAAATGGGAGAAAAGCACCACCAGCGCTACCACCGGTTTCACTGATGCCACAGGTTCGTTCAGAAATGCCACCTATGCCCCAGGCGTGATTTCTACCACCACCTGGTACAGACGCATCACCTATTCCGGCAGCTGCCAACTGACCAGCGGGGCCATGAAAGTGACGGTCTTGCCGTTGCCAACTGTGCCAACTGCTGCCGTAGCTAACACCACCATTTGCCAAGGCACTTCTACTGTAGTAACGGCCACACCGGCTAACTCAGACTACCAAGTGCAGTGGTTTGACGCCGCCACCGGCGGTACGCTCTTGCATGAAGGCAATGCCTATACAACTCCGGCACTTACCACTAATACCGCTTACTATGCTCAGACCGTAGCTTTGAGCGGTTGCCCGTCCGCTACCAGAGTGGCCGTGAAAGTAACTGTGAACCCGGTGATCACTAATAATACCGTACCGACAGGGCACACCATCTGTGCAGGCGCAACTTCCCCGCAATTGGTTGGCAGCGTGCCTTCCGGCGGAACCGGTACTTTTGTGTACGCCTGGGAAATGAGCACCACCAGCGCATCAACGGGTTTTGGGCCTATCACCGGTATCATCAGCACGCAGGTTAATTTCAACCCGGGTACGCTCACCCAGACTACCTGGTACCGTAGAAAAGTAACGTCCGGAGCCTGCTCAGACTATTCTGAGGCTGTGAAAGTAGAAGTGCAGCCAGCCATAGAGCAGAACACCATCTCCGCTGAACAAAGCATTTGCGCAGGCGAAACCCCAGCCACTTTGGTGGGAACCTTACCAGTGGGCGGAACCGGTGACTTTACCTATATCTGGGAAATGAGCACCAACAGCGCCACGTCTGGATTCACGGTTATCCCTAACGCCGACGGCAAGGATTTCGCGCCGGCTGCCCTGACCAAAGACACCTGGTTCCGAAGAAAAGTAACGTCTGGTGCTTGCGCCAATGTGATCAGCAATGTGGTGAAAGTGTCGGTGGCGCAGTTGCCGGCCAACCCTGTGGTACAGGCCGCCACGGTTTGCCATGCAGAAAGAGTGACATTGGTAGTGAAGAGCCCGGTGACCGGAGTGACGTACCAATGGTTTGAGGCTGCCACCGGCGGTTCTGCCCTGGCCGCAGGCACGTCTTTCACCACAGGCAACCTCACCCAAAGCGTTATCTATTATGCGCAGGCCTTGGCAGGAAGTGGTTGCACCAGCGCCCGCATTGCCGTGGCGGTAACTGTGCAGGAGCCTCTGGGCAACAACTCGCTTTCCCAAAACCAACAAGTGTGCGCCGGCACGGCCGCTGTTCTTCTCACCGGCTCTACCCCAACGGGTGGAAGCAGCACCTACACCTACCAATGGGAAAGCAGCCAGGACGGCGTGAATTTCATCATTGCGTCAGGTTCCAGCCAGGGCATCAACTACAACCCTGGCACGCTGTACCAAACCATGTGGTACCGCCGCGTGGTGAAATCCGGGGGTTGTGTGCCGTTGGTAAGTGCGCCAGTGAAGGTATTGGTGAATCCACCTATGTCTAACAACTTCATCACCGCCGACCAGGTGATTTATGGCAACACGCGCCCGGCTCCTTTCTCGGGCACTACCCCTTCTGGCGGCGATGGCGCTTATGTCTATGAATGGCAGTCAAGCACAGATGGCCGCACGTTTACTTCAATTGACACCAACGGCGCTACCAGAACCTACACCTCCAGCCCGTTAACCCAGACTACCTGGTTCAGAAGAATGGTCTTGTCTGGTGGTTGTCAGAACATCAGCAATGTGGTGAAAGTGACGGTGAGCGAACTTGTTTCGCAGAACACCATTACCGCTGATCAGAACATTTGCGCGGGTGCAGCCCCGGAGACGTTGTTAGGTTCTTCACCGCTTGGCGGAGATGGCACCTTCAATTATGGCTGGGAAATTAGTACCACCAGCGCCACGGCCGGTTTCACCACTGCCCCCGGCACCGCAGATGACATGCACTACACGCCTGGCGTGTTAAACCAGACCACGTGGTTTAGAAGAAAAGTAAGTTCGGGCTCCAGCACCTTGGTTTCTAACATTGTGAAGGTAACCGTAGTGAAGGCACTTGCCCAGAACACGGTTTCCGGGGAACAGACGGTCTGCGTGGGCTCTGCGCCGGCCAGGTTGATCGGTTCCTTACCAACGGGTGGTACTGGCACATTTACTTACGTGTGGGAAATGAGTACTACTAATGAAACGGCAGGTTTCATTACGGCCACAGGCACCAACACAGAACAACATTACACGCCGGGTGCGTTGGTGCGAACCACCTGGTTCCGGAGAAAAGTACTTTCAGGAGGTTGCAATGTTTCTGAAAGCAATACCATTCAAGTGACAGCCACGCCGCTACCAGTAGCTCCTTCGGCTATGAACCAGGTTATCTGTGCCGGCAATTCTGCCACCGTGGTAGCCAGCGGCACCACCGCCGGAGCCGTGGTTGAATGGTATGACCAGGCCACAGGCGGCAGGTTGTTACATTCCGGAACTTCTTACACTACACCGGCACTGACCGCCTCCACCATGGTGTACATGCAGGCAGTAGCCCAGAACTGTGCCAGTGAACGCGTGGCGGTGCAGTTAACCGTACCAGGCGCCACCGCCAATGCCGGCGCAGACGCCACCATTGAAACGGGGCAGTCAGTGGAGTTGCGGGCCTCAGGCGGGGTAACTTACCAGTGGTCGCCTACCACCGGCTTGAGCAGCGACAAAATTGCCAACCCAGTGGCCACGCCTACCAAAACCATTACCTATAAAGTGACAGTGACCACCGCCGATGGCTGTACTTCTACCGATGAAGTGGTGGTGAACGTGTTGGATCCAATCAAGGTCCACAATGGCTTCACCCCGAACGGTGATACCTTCAATGACACCTGGGAGATTCCTGAACTGAAAGACTACCCGAGCTGCACCGTGGAGGTGTACAACCGTTGGGGCAACAAGGTGTTTGAGTCTAAAGGCTATACACAGCCTTGGGATGGCCGCACCAACGGACAAGCCCTGCCCGCTGCTACCTATTATTACATCATTAAGCTAGACGGGAAAGAGCGCATTCTGTCAGGCAACGTTACTATTATTAAGTAA